The Methanosphaera sp. BMS genome contains a region encoding:
- a CDS encoding HAD family hydrolase, protein MKRLFIFDLDGMILDTIEDSFNCVNQVLVEFNIAPYEADYRTMHYPTFRKYLNDNNAGKKTQVYSRYIEVFANHPLDNTKAFDGMTDVLCKLQQLGVILAICSNRDEKVVKKLTKRFFKDIDFKYISGFRRGVPDKPDPFRLNQIIESEGAEKSEVIYFGDKDADIKVAENAGVDLVLVTYGQGSPEDYASTYPLRVIDKPEEIMELINEGIIHI, encoded by the coding sequence ATGAAACGATTATTTATATTCGACTTGGACGGTATGATACTGGATACGATAGAGGATTCATTTAATTGCGTCAATCAGGTACTGGTGGAATTTAACATAGCACCCTACGAGGCTGACTATAGGACCATGCATTATCCCACATTTAGAAAATATCTCAATGACAACAATGCAGGGAAAAAAACGCAGGTATATTCAAGATACATAGAGGTATTTGCAAATCACCCGCTGGATAATACCAAGGCATTTGATGGCATGACCGACGTACTGTGTAAACTTCAGCAATTGGGCGTAATTCTTGCAATATGTTCCAATCGTGATGAAAAGGTTGTAAAAAAGCTGACAAAGAGATTTTTCAAGGACATAGATTTCAAGTATATATCCGGTTTCAGAAGAGGTGTGCCAGATAAGCCTGATCCGTTCAGGTTAAATCAGATAATAGAAAGTGAAGGTGCAGAAAAAAGTGAGGTAATATACTTCGGAGATAAGGACGCCGATATCAAGGTAGCAGAGAATGCCGGAGTTGACCTTGTACTTGTAACATACGGGCAGGGAAGTCCCGAGGACTATGCCAGTACATACCCATTAAGAGTGATAGATAAACCGGAAGAGATAATGGAGCTAATCAATGAAGGAATTATACATATTTGA